In Harmonia axyridis chromosome 6, icHarAxyr1.1, whole genome shotgun sequence, a single window of DNA contains:
- the LOC123682767 gene encoding uncharacterized protein LOC123682767, with amino-acid sequence MQNRNNISLNRGVNMLSANNTRTAISNVGNGMRPSRRTRYASCSRLDLPMQNRTNISLNRSVNLVANKTRRTIDTNGMRLQYASGSENQRRLLQRLAVLNQRITEAEEYMRMLRRSASYLSHQVQVSLHRQNLVDIDYNRKGSNARLEVIIEVPSDEYSSVPPIKDLKACETNRERLAIRRSKQARRRLVFNTISMILVVFLPLMGIGFILYSYLNGLDPPIFTRNMVG; translated from the exons ATGCAaaatagaaataatatttcactaAATCGTGGCGTAAATATGTTATCTGCTAATAATACCAGGACAGCAATTAGTAATGTAGGAAATGGAATGAG GCCTTCAAGAAGAACTAGATATGCTTCTTGTTCGAGGTTAGATTTACCGATGCAAAATAGAActaatatttcactgaatcgtagtgttaatttagttgctaATAAAACAAGGAGAACAATTGATACAAATGGAATGAG GTTGCAATATGCTTCTGGTTCAGAAAACCAGCGAAGGCTTCTTCAAAGGCTGGCTGTTCTGAATCAGCGGATAACTGAAGCGGAAGAGTATATGAGGATGTTAAGACG ATCCGCATCTTATTTGAGCCATCAGGTGCAGGTCAGTCTACACAGACAGAACCTCGTGGATATTGATTACAACAGAAAGGG ATCAAATGCCCGTCTAGAAGTAATCATCGAGGTTCCGTCTGATGAATATTCATCAGTACCACCGATAAAGGACTTGAAAGCTTGTGAGACTAATAGAGAAAGACTGGCAATACGAAGGTCGAAACAAGCTAGAAG GCGATTGGTGTTCAATACCATTTCGATGATACTCGTCGTATTTCTTCCACTAATGGGGATCGGTTTCATTCTGTATAGTTACCTAAATGGACTCGATCCCCCGATTTTTACAAGAAATATGGTGGGTTGA